A segment of the Granulicella aggregans genome:
CAGATCCGCGCCGACTTAGAATTTGCCCAACCTGCGATTCAATCCAACGAAGAAAGCCATTCAGGCCTGCTCATGAGCTACGAAGACAAGATCGCTGAAGCGATCTCAGTATTGGAAAGCATCGACCTGGCGCCGCAATCTCCGGCAATGGTGGTCATGCCGCCTGACACGGGGGAGTTCATCCTCGGGAACGAGGGCGGCTTCGTTCACTTGGCCATCGCCTCATTGAAGGCCGCTCAAGGGGAACAGCAGAACTTCCGCAATGAGAGCTGGGTGACCGTCGAAGAGTTAGACTGGGGAATTGCCGGCCTCAAACTCTACCCTACCTCGCATATCTACTTGCCTAAGAAACGCACGAAATCGCAAAGGCACTTGGGTTCGATCGTGCAGTTTCTGGCGCTCCTTGCTATCGTGATTTGCCTTGGAGTAGGAGCAGTAACCATCTTCCGTTTCATCGTCCACTAACACCTTCGAAACGTCTCGCGACGCCAGTTCCTTTAGCATGGCACCTATGGATGTGAATCAGTTGTTGGCTGGTTTGACGACTGTTGCGCGGCGCGATGGTATAGCCGATGTGACGGGCGTGGAGTACGACTCGCGGCGGATAAAGGTTCGCGATGCTTTTGTTGCGATGCGCGGTGAGACGACCGATGGTAATCGGTATATCGAAGCCGCGTTGACCAAGGGCGCGGCGGCGGTTGTTACTGATTCGCGTGAGGCTTACGAAGAGTTGGCGCTGAAGCATCCGACGTTGCCGGTAGCGCTTGTGGAGCGTGGGCGGCGGGCGCTGGCTGAGGTGAGCGCGGCGGTCTTCGGGGATCCGGAGAAGAGACTGGCGTTGACCGGCGTGACCGGGACGAATGGGAAGACGACGACCGCGTTTCTGGTTGAGTCGCTGCTGAAGTCCGTGGGCCGGACCTGCGTGCTGATCGGGACGATTGAGTACCACGTCGGCGATGCGGTGCGGGCGTCGGAGCACACGACGCCGGAGTCGCGGGACGTGCTGCAGGTGTTTGCGGACGGCGTGGCGGTGGGCGCAAGCGAGGCAGTGATGGAGATGTCGTCTCATGCGCTGGAGCAGGAGCGGGTATGGGGGCTACCGGTGGAGGTGGCGATCTTCACCAATCTTACCCAGGACCATCTTGACTATCACGGCACGATGGAGCGGTACTTCGAGGCGAAGCTACGGCTGTTCGAGGGTGTGGGGACCGTGCCGCCTCGGGTGGCCGTGGTGAATGTCGACGATGCGTATGGGCGGCGGATCGTGGAGGCGGCGCGACACTCGCAGGTGCTGACGTATGGATTCGATGAGGGCGCTGAGTTCAGGGCAATCGATGTGCGGATGAAGGCGGGCGAGACGCGGTTTACGATGATGACGCCGAAGGGCATGGTGGAGATGCTATCGCCGCTGACGGGGAGGGTGAATGTCTACAACCTGCTGGCTGCGAGTGCGGCGGCATATGCTCGTGGGCTGACGGTGGAGGAGATTGTGGCTGGAGCGGCTCGGGTGGGGCAGGTGCCGGGACGGTTTCAGGTGGTGCCTTCTGGGAGCGGGGTGACGGTAGTGGTTGACTATGCACATACGGATGATGCTCTGCGGAATTTGATCGCGCTGGCTCGCGAGTTGGTAGCTCCGCAGAATGGACGAGTGATTACGCTGTTTGGGTGTGGTGGAGACCGCGATAAGACGAAGAGGCCGAAGATGGGACGGGCTGCGGGTGAAGGCAGCGATCTGGTGGTGCTGACCAGCGACAATCCTCGGACTGAGAATCCTTCGGTTATCCTCGCGGAGGCGCTGGCGGGGGTGAAGACTACGACGGGGACGACTTGCATCGTTGAGGAAGACCGGCGTGGGGCGATTGAGATTGCGATTCGGGCGGCGAAGGCCGGGGATATCGTGCTGATTGCTGGTAAGGGGCACGAGAAGATGCAGATACTGGCGGGAGGGACAGTCCCGTTTGATGATGCTGCG
Coding sequences within it:
- a CDS encoding UDP-N-acetylmuramoyl-L-alanyl-D-glutamate--2,6-diaminopimelate ligase, with product MDVNQLLAGLTTVARRDGIADVTGVEYDSRRIKVRDAFVAMRGETTDGNRYIEAALTKGAAAVVTDSREAYEELALKHPTLPVALVERGRRALAEVSAAVFGDPEKRLALTGVTGTNGKTTTAFLVESLLKSVGRTCVLIGTIEYHVGDAVRASEHTTPESRDVLQVFADGVAVGASEAVMEMSSHALEQERVWGLPVEVAIFTNLTQDHLDYHGTMERYFEAKLRLFEGVGTVPPRVAVVNVDDAYGRRIVEAARHSQVLTYGFDEGAEFRAIDVRMKAGETRFTMMTPKGMVEMLSPLTGRVNVYNLLAASAAAYARGLTVEEIVAGAARVGQVPGRFQVVPSGSGVTVVVDYAHTDDALRNLIALARELVAPQNGRVITLFGCGGDRDKTKRPKMGRAAGEGSDLVVLTSDNPRTENPSVILAEALAGVKTTTGTTCIVEEDRRGAIEIAIRAAKAGDIVLIAGKGHEKMQILAGGTVPFDDAAVAAEVLEEL